In Papaver somniferum cultivar HN1 chromosome 1, ASM357369v1, whole genome shotgun sequence, a genomic segment contains:
- the LOC113320866 gene encoding probable mediator of RNA polymerase II transcription subunit 37e translates to MAKTSGAIGIDLGTTYSCVAIWQNDRVEIIANDQGNRTTPSHVAFTDTERMIGDPAKNQVALNPTNSIFDVKRLIGRKINDDSVQSDMKLWPFKVIAGVDEKPMIEVKYKGKEKMFSAEEISSMVLIKMREIAEDYLGPCVRDAVVTVPAYFNDSQRQATKDAGTIAGLNVLKILNEPTAAGIAYDLDKKATSSGVNNVLIFDLGGGTIDVSILTINGGTFEVKATAGNTHLGGEDFDNRMVNHFVQEFNKIYKKDVSGNPKALRRLRTSCERAKRTLSSTARTSIVEDSLHEGFDFNMSITRAKFEELNMDLFKKCMEPVEKCLTVAKIDKNMVNEVVLVGGSTRIPKVQSLLQDLFNGKELCKSINPDEAVAYGAAVQAAVLNGEGNEKVKGLVLLDVTPLSLGIEIYGGAMNVVIPRNTIIPIKKEKVYPTGRDNQHTVAFKVYAGERTRASGNNLLGEFFLRGIPPAPRGAIEFTVCFDIDVNGILNVSAEEKTTGNKNTITNNKGRLSNAEIQRLVREAEIYKLEDEEHKRKVESRNLFENYAYNMKDTINSTDWTLAQVDKQKIEDAVNNAIEWLGINELADIEYINDKMKDLEIVCNPIITKMH, encoded by the exons AGCAATAGGGATAGATTTAGGAACAACATATTCATGTGTTGCAATATGGCAAAATGACCGTGTTGAAATCATTGCTAACGATCAAGGAAATCGTACTACTCCTTCTCATGTTGCTTTTACTGATACAGAACGTATGATTGGTGATCCTGCTAagaatcaggttgctttaaatccTACCAACTCCATTTTTG ATGTGAAACGGTTAATTGGGAGGAAAATCAATGATGACTCTGTTCAGAGTGATATGAAGCTATGGCCCTTCAAAGTCATCGCTGGGGTAGACGAGAAGCCCATGATCGAAGTCAAATACAAGGGCAAGGAAAAAATGTTTTCAGCTGAGGAAATATCATCCATGGTTCTCATTAAGATGAGAGAAATTGCGGAAGATTATCTTGGTCCATGTGTCAGGGATGCTGTTGTTACAGTCCCTGCTTACTTTAACGATTCTCAGCGTCAAGCTACTAAGGATGCTGGAACCATTGCTGGCCTTAATGTGCTGAAAATCCTGAATGAACCAACCGCAGCTGGAATTGCTTACGATCTTGATAAGAAGGCGACCAGTTCTGGTGTAAACAATGTTCTCATCTTTGATCTAGGCGGTGGGACCATAGATGTTTCCATACTCACCATTAATGGAGGTACCTTTGAAGTCAAGGCTACAGCTGGAAATACACATCTAGGAGGAGAGGATTTTGATAACAGAATGGTGAATCACTTTGTGCAAGAGTTCAATAAGATATACAAAAAGGACGTCAGTGGAAACCCAAAGGCTCTTAGGAGGTTGAGAACGTCATGTGAGAGGGCAAAAAGAACCCTCTCATCTACTGCTAGGACTTCCATTGTCGAGGATTCTTTGCATGAAGGATTCGATTTTAATATGTCCATTACTCGTGCTAAATTCGAAGAGTTGAACATGGATTTGTTCAAGAAATGTATGGAACCTGTTGAGAAGTGTTTAACGGTTGCTAAGATAGACAAGAACATGGTTAATGAAGTTGTTCTTGTTGGAGGGTCCACTAGAATTCCCAAAGTGCAGTCTCTATTGCAGGATTTATTTAATGGGAAAGAACTCTGCAAGAGCATCAACCCTGATGAGGCTGTGGCTTATGGTGCTGCCGTGCAAGCTGCTGTTTTGAATGGTGAGGGTAATGAGAAGGTGAAGGGCTTGGTGTTGTTGGATGTCACCCCTCTTTCTCTTGGTATTGAGATATATGGAGGTGCTATGAATGTGGTTATCCCCAGGAACACAATTATTCCCATCAAGAAGGAAAAAGTTTACCCTACAGGCAGGGACAATCAACACACCGTGGCCTTTAAAGTGTATGCAGGTGAGAGAACTAGAGCCAGTGGCAATAACTTGTTGGGTGAGTTCTTCTTAAGAGGAATTCCTCCGGCTCCTCGCGGTGCTATTGAGTTCACAGTATGCTTTGATATCGATGTGAATGGTATACTAAATGTGTCCGCCGAAGAGAAGACAACAGGGAACAAAAATACGATCACGAATAACAAAGGGAGGTTGTCTAATGCTGAGATTCAGAGGTTGGTTCGAGAGGCTGAGATATACAagttagaagatgaagaacacaagAGGAAGGTGGAGTCTAGGAATTTGTTCGAAAATTATGCATACAACATGAAGGACACTATCAATAGTACCGACTGGACGCTGGCACAAGTTGATAAACAAAAGATCGAGGACGCAGTCAACAATGCCATTGAGTGGTTGGGCATTAACGAACTAGCCGACATAGAATATATCAATGACAAGATGAAGGACTTGGAGATTGTTTGCAACCCTATAATTACTAAGATGCACTAG
- the LOC113320894 gene encoding E3 ubiquitin-protein ligase RGLG2-like codes for MSGSMSRYVRIGDNYNTLDQVIEALIEASLESTSMIVGIDFTKSNEWTGAKSFNNKSLHHISEISNPYEVAVTVIGGTLSSLNNEDDNLIPCFGFGDASTHDKDVFSFYSDQRSCNGIEEALERYRELVPHVRLAGPTSFAPIIETAIDIVEKSGRRYHVLLIIADGQVTRNSDTEVGQLGQQEQETVDAIVKASEYPLSIVLVGVGDGPWDIMREFDNIIPRRTFDNFQFVNLTEILRRDISIEKMHSEIALAALKKIPSQYLATLDLRSSGRTHEWWRSPLPPPSNFQQSPCPTDQKPLDDSIHAAASYNSRLAEDIHEEVACPICLENPRDFVFGCGHRTCQECGKELSLCPICRTEITIRIKLHS; via the exons ATGAGTGGATCCATGTCAAGATACGTACGTATTGGTGATAACTACAACACTTTAGATCAG GTGATAGAAGCTCTTATTGAAGCTAGTCTAGAGTCTACAAGTATGATTGTTGGGATTGATTTCACAAAGAGTAATGAGTGGACAGGTGCTAAATCATTTAACAACAAGTCTCTGCATCACATCAGTGAAATTTCAAACCCTTATGAGGTAGCGGTTACGGTTATTGGAGGAACTCTTTCATCTTTGAACAACGAGGATGATAATCTTATCCCTTGTTTTGGGTTCGGAGATG CATCAACGCATGATAAGGATGTATTTAGTTTTTATTCGGATCAAAGATCGTGTAACGGTATCGAGGAAGCACTGGAGCGCTATAGGGAACTTGTTCCCCATGTTCGCTTAGCTG GGCCAACATCTTTTGCTCCCATAATTGAAACGGCTATAGATATTGTGGAGAAGAGTGGGCGTCGATATCATGTTCTGCTCATTATTGCAGATGGTCAG GTGACAAGAAATTCAGACACAGAAGTGGGTCAGTTAGGCCAACAGGAACAGGAAACAGTTGACGCGATTGTTAAAGCAAG TGAATATCCATTATCAATTGTTTTAGTTGGTGTTGGTGATGGTCCCTGGGATATTATGCGTGAATTTGATAATATTATTCCACGTCGAACATTCGATAATTTTCAG TTTGTGAATTTAACAGAAATCTTGAGGCGAGATATATCTATAGAGAAAATGCACTCAGAAATTGCTCTAGCAGCATTAAAGAAAATACCTTCACAGTATCTTGCAACTTTAGATCTTCGGAGTTCTGG CCGCACGCACGAGTGGTGGCGGAGTCCACTACCTCCTCCCAGTAATTTCCAGCAATCACCTTGTCCCACTGATCAAAAACCACTTGATGATTCTATCCATGCTGCTGCTTCTTATAATTCTCGCTTGGCAGAAGACATACATGAAGAG GTTGCCTGTCCTATTTGTCTTGAGAATCCTAGGGATTTCGTTTTTGGATGTGGGCATCGG ACATGCCAAGAATGCGGAAAGGAATTATCACTATGTCCCATCTGTCGAACCGAAATAACTATCAGGATCAAACTTCACTCATGA
- the LOC113273766 gene encoding uncharacterized protein LOC113273766: MILLLNIDDIILTGNDDTLMHILVTSLSDEFESKQLGDLNYFLGIEVTRTKDTMVLTQKKYILELLTKADMLECKPANTPVVKESRASIHDGVLLENVVEYRTLVGSLQYLTMTRPDIAIGVNYVSWFMHAPTDVHFLLIKRILRYLKGIIGLGITLRKGDISSITTFTDSDWDGSLDTRRSTSGNAVFMCKSFISWSSKKQPTVSRSSAEAEYKCLLVTASDLFKELHVSVTYPITVYCDNTLAICLASNHVFHAREKHIEVWYHVVEIWSWKVLLKFNILPLNINWLIFSPKDSVFQHFLLQLPGTTVAAEDVEQCQSSTGAVADSVFSSPFIGLDFLNVVF, translated from the coding sequence ATGATTCTGCTACTTAATATAGATGATATAATTTTAACTGGCAATGATGATACTCTTATGCATATATTAGTTACATCTTTGAGTGATGAATTTGAAAGTAAGCAATTAGGTGATCTGAATTATTTTTTGGGGATTGAAGTAACTAGAACAAAGGATACTATGGTCTTAACACAGAAAAAGTATATTTTAGAATTGCTTACTAAGGCAGATATGTTAGAATGTAAACCTGCTAATACTCCAGTTGTGAAAGAATCAAGAGCTTCTATACATGATGGAGTTTTACTTGAAAATGTTGTTGAATATAGGACTTTAGTTGGGAGTTTACAATACTTAACAatgacaagacctgatattgcaaTTGGGGTGAATTATGTTTCCTGGTTTATGCATGCTCCAACAGATGTACATTTTTTGTTAATCAAAAGAATTCTTAGATATTTGAAAGGTATTATTGGATTAGGAATTACTTTGAGAAAAGGTGATATTTCATCAATCACAACTTTTACTGATTCTGATTGGGATGGTTCCCTTGATACAAGAAGATCTACATCAGGCAATGCAGTTTTTATGTGCAAATCTTTCATTTCTTGGTCCAGTAAGAAACAACCCACTGTGTCAAGATCATCTGCTGAGGCAGAGTACAAATGCTTGCTAGTCACTGCTTCTGATCTTTTTAAAGAACTACATGTTTCAGTCACTTATCCTATTACAGTCTACTGTGATAATACTTTAGCAATTTGCTTAGCTTCAAACCATGTGTTTCATGCCAGGGAAAAACACATAGAGGTGTGGTATCATGTTGTAGAGATTTGGTCTTGGAAGGTTTTATTAAAGTTCAACATATTGCCTCTCAACATCAACTGGCTGATCTTTTCACCAAAGGACTCCGTTTTCcagcattttcttcttcaactaccGGGAACTACCGTTGCTGCTGAAGATGTTGAACAGTGTCAGTCATCTACTGGTGCTGTTGCAGACTCTGTTTTTAGTTCTCCCTTTATTGGTTTAGATTTCCTTAATGTTGTTTTTTAA